One Helicobacter pylori genomic window, ACCATAGCCCATGATCATCCACGCCAAAGAACTGGCCTCAAAAGTGAATATTGACGCTAATTTGGGATCTAAAGAAACGTATTTACCCGCATAAATCGCTATAATCAACAAAATAAAGCCGATAACAGAAACTTCCAAAATCTTATGCGGCCTGAAAAACCGCATGTAAAGCCCCATAAGAATCGCAATGGGAATGGTCATAGCGATCGTAAAAAAGCCCCAAGGCGAATGCGCTAAAGCCTTCACCACCACCATCGCTAAAATCGCAATGATAATGAGCATGATCCCTAAAATGCCCAAACTTGCAATCATGCCTACAAATTGACCCATTTCAAGCTTGATCATTTCGCCTAAAGACTTGCCATCGCGCCTAATGGAAGCAAAAAGCACCACAAAATCATGCACGCAACCCCCTAAAACCGAGCCTATCAAAATCCATAGAATAGAGGGCAAGTAACCCATTTGAGCGGCTAGTATCGGGCCTACTAAAGGGCCAGCCCCAGCAATAGCGGCGAAATGATGCCCAAAGGTGATGGCTTTATCGGTTGGCACAAAATCCTTGCCGTCATTCCTTATACATGCGGGCGTGGCTCTGTTATCGTCTAGCTTTAACACCTTATAAGCGATAAAATGGCTATAAAAACGATAGCCTATGCTATAAATGCAAGCGCTCGCTACTACAAGCCATAGCGTGTTAATGCTCTCGCCCTTGTGTAAGGCTAACACCCCTAAACAGATCGCTCCTAAAATAGCTACAAAAACCCAAGCCAAAGAAACTAAACTTTTTTGCATGTCCTCTCCATTTAATGATTGTTTCAGCCATTTTTTTATTATAATCCAAATTTTCTTTGAATAAGGACTGAATGGCTCATAAACTTCCCGCTTAAAGACTTGGGTTTCCAAACTTCTAACAATTGGGGTGAATAAGAGCCGTTTTAAACATGATGCTTAAAGTGTCATTAATTTTAAGGTATAGCGTTATGGCATTAGATTGGGATTTTATGTTTCACTCCATCCCTATGTTTTTTAAGGGGTTAGAACTCACGCTTTATATTTCTTTCTTTGGGATTTTGCTCTCTCTTTTGGTGGGGTTTTTGTGCGCGATCATTTTGTATTTTAAAACGCGCTTTATCTCCCCTATCGTCTATATCTATGGCGAAATCGCTAGGAACACGCCCCTACTCATCCAGCTTTTCTTTTTGTATTACGGGTTGAATGAAATCGGTTTGAGCGCTTTAGAATGCGCGATTTTAGCGTTAGGGTTTTTGGGTGGGGGGTATATGAGTCAAAGTTTTTTGCTTGGGTTTAAAAGCTTAGCTTCCATTCAAAGAGAAAGCGCTTTGAGTTTGGGGTTTGGCCCTTTGAAAATGATGTATTATATTATTCTGCCTCAAAGCTTAAGCGTTTCTATGCCTTCCATAGGGGCGAATGTGATTTTTTTACTCAAAGAAACTTCGGTGGTGGGCGCGATAGCCCTAACCGATATCATGTTTGTGGCGAAAGATTTTATTGGCATTTATTACAAAACGACTGAAAGCCTTTTGATGTTAAGCCTCACTTATTTGATCGCTTTACTCCCTTTAAGCGTTTTGTTTGTGATCTTAGAGCGTTTTTTTAAAAAGAAAGTGGCTTAAAATGGGAGTTTTGTTAGAATTAGACAACCTTAAGCGTTTGTTAGAAGGGTTTGAAACCACTCTTTTGATCGCTCTTAGCTCTGCGATTGTTTCAATCGTTGTTGGAATACTTTTGGGGAGCTTGATGGCGTTTGGTTCTCAAATAGTGGTTTTGGCGTGTCGTGTGTATTTAGAAAGCATTCGCATTATCCCGCTTTTAGCATGGCTGTTTATCGTGTATTTCGGGTTAGCGAGTTGGTTTGATTTGCATATTAGCGCGGTTTTGGCGAGCGTTATTGTTTTTAGCTTGTGGGGGGGCGCTGAAATGATGGATTTGACTAGAGGGGTTTTAACTTCCGTAAGCAAACACCAAGTAGAAAGCGCTCTAGCTTTAGGCTTAGATTCAAAAAGGGTGATTTTTAATATTATTTTCCCTCAAAGCTTTTTGTCTTTACTGCCCTCAAGCCTTAATTTATTCACGCGCATGATTAAAACCACGGCTTTAGTTTCTCTCATTGGAGCGATTGATTTGTTAAAAGTGGGCCAGCAAATCATAGAGCTTAACCTCTTACGCATGCCTAATGCGAGTTTTGTGGTCTATGGCGTTATCTTAATGTTTTATTTTGGTTTATGCTATAGTTTGAGCCTGTATAGTTCCTATTTAGAAAAAAAATTCCAATACATCAGAGGGTAAAATGAGCGTGATTTTAGAAACCAAAGGGTTAAAAAAAACCTATCAAAACCATTTGGTTTTAGACGGCATCAATTTCACTTTAAACAAGGGTGAAGTGGCAGTGATTTTAGGGCCTAGCGGGTGCGGGAAAAGCACTTTTTTAAAATGCCTGAACGGGCTTGAAAAGATTGATGGAGGTGAAATCCTTTTTGAAAACACTAACCTTAATACGCCAGCCACTAACTGGAATCAAATGCGCCAAAAAATAGGCATGGTGTTTCAAAATTATGAATTGTTCCCGCATTTAAATGTGTTGGATAATATCTTACTCGCTCCTTTAAAAGTGCAAAAACGATCCAAAGATGAGATCATTTCTCAAGCCGTAGAGCTTTTAAAGCGAGTGGGTTTGGAGCATAAACAACAAGCTTACCCTAAAGAATTGAGCGGTGGGCAAAAACAACGAGTAGCGATCGTGCGTTCTTTGTGCATGCGGCCAAAAATCATGCTTTTTGATGAAGTAACCGCCTCTTTAGACCCTGAAATGGTTAAAGAAGTTTTAGAAGTGATTTTAGAATTAGCCACAACGGGCATGAGCATGGTGATTGTAACGCATGAAATGAAATTCGCGCAAAAAATCGCTCATAAAATCGTGTTTTTTGATAGCGGTAAAATCGCTGAAGAAAACAGCGCTAAAGAATTTTTTAACCACCCGAAATCTCAAAGAGCGCAAAAATTTTTAGAAACTTTCCATTTTTTAGGAAGCTGTTAAATAAAGTTTGCTAAAAAGATAGTTTTAATTTTAAAAAAAGGTGGTTTTATGAAAACAAACGGGCTTTTTAAAATGTGGGGGCTATTTTTAGTTTTAATCGCTTTAGTCTTTAGCGCATGTTCTGATAGCCATAAAGAAAAGAAGGACGCTTTAGAAGTCATTAAACAAAGAGGGGTTTTAAAAGTGGGGGTTTTTAGCGATAAGCCTCCTTTTGGATCTGTGGATTCTAAAGGGAAATATCAAGGCTATGATGTAGTCATCGCTAAACGCATGGCCCTTGATTTATTGGGCGATGAAAATAAGATTGAGTTTATTCCTGTAGAAGCTTCAGCTAGGGTGGAATTTTTAAAAGCCAATAAAGTGGATATTATCATGGCTAATTTCACGCACACTAAAGAAAGAGAAAAAGTCGTGGATTTCGCTAAGCCGTATATGAAAGTCGCTTTGGGGGTGATTTCTAAAGATGGGGTCATTAAAAATATAGAAGAGTTGAAGGATAAAGAGTTGATCGTGAATAAAGGCACGACAGCGGATTTTTATTTCACTAAAAACTACCCCAATATCAAACTTTTGAAATTTGAACAAAACACAGAGACTTTTTTAGCCCTTTTAAACAATAAGGCTATCGCATTAGCCCATGATAACACTTTATTGCTCGCTTGGGCGAAACAACACCCTGAATTTAAATTAGGCATTACAAGCCTTGGCGATAAGGATGTGATCGCTCCAGCGATTAAAAAAGGCAACCCTAAGCTTTTAGAGTGGTTGAATAACGAGATGGATTCCCTCATTTCTAGCGACTTTTTAAAAGAAGCTTACAAGGAGACTTTAGAGCCTGTTTATGGCGATGGAATCAAACCGGAAGAAATTATTTTTGAATGATTTCTTTAGGCTTTTTTGGCTGAAAGCATGCGTTTTTGTTGCTAAATTAGCAATTTGGTGATCTTTTTGTTTTTCATTTTGAGATATATTTGTTTGATTTTACATTGAAAGGATTGTTTGATGAATCATTTTTATAAGCGTTGTGTGAGATTTTCGTTAGTGGGGTTACTGGGTGTGGGGTTTTTGAGCGCTCAGCTTGACGCTAGGAGTTTTATTGATGGGGATTTAGACATTCAAAAATTCAGCTATGAAGATTCTCTGCTTAAAAAGGGAGACCCTAATGGCGTGCATAAGGTTCAGGTGCGAGATTATAAAGGCAAAATGCAAGAGGCTGAGATCCATTCAGAAATACGCATTGCAGTTAAACCGGGGGTTAAAAAAGAAGTTAAAAAAGGAAAAATTTATAGCGCTCAAATCAATGATGGCATGTGCTATGCTTTTAGAATGCTCCAAACCGGCGATAATACCACAGGCCTTGATTCTAAAGAGTTCCCTAAGCAAAGTCGTGAAAAAAAGGGCCGAGTGATCACTTTAATCGGTCAAAATGAAGTGCCTTATCTTATTTTAGAGACGGATTGCCAAGTGGGTGATATTGCAAAGATCTCTTTGGTGGGTAATTTTGATGGCACTGGGTTTCTTACGGAATATAAATTCAAAGGCGCTAAACCTATTTACTAGCCTTCTTTTAGCTTCATTCTTAAAATCTCTTAATCTTTTATAGTTAGGGGATTTTTCTTATTCGTTGGGGATATTTTTGATCGCATCTTAAAAATTTTAAAATTTGCGCACCTTTTGATTTCAAGCGCTGATAAATAAAACCTTATTTAAGGCATTTTCAATTTTTAAAACAAAACCAAAGAAAGTAAGAGAAAAAACAAGTAGGGAGAGAACCCCCCCTTTTTTTAGGAGTTTTCTTCTTGCTTATACCCCTTAAGCGCAAAGAAGAGGATGTAAAAATAGCACAACAACGGCACGCTATAAGCGTAGAGCAGATTCGATTCGGTTGCTGTTAGCATGTCTGTAACCGCACCTTGAATGGGGGGGATTAACGCTCCTCCTACAATCGCCATGCTAATCACCCCAGAAGCCTTAGAAGTGAGATGCCCTAAATTGAGCGTAGCCAAAGAAAAGATCGTAGGGAACATGATAGAGTTGAAAAAGCCCACAAAAGTCAGAGCGAATAAAGCGATCTTGCCTCCAATGAGAATAGCCAAAGCGATAAGCACGATAGAGCTTAAAGCGTTGAAAGCCAGGTATTTATTAGGGGCAATTTTATTCATCAACACACTGCCTAAGAAACGGCCCACCATCGCGCCTCCCCAATAATACACCAAGTAATGCGCGCTTGATTGAGGGTCTAAATTCAAAAGCTTTTCAAAGCTTAGCACCAAGAATGAGCCAATTGCAACTTCTCCCCCCACATAAAAAAAGATCCCCAAAGCCCCAAAAACAAAGTGTTTGTGCGAAAACAGGCTTTTTTGCGTCGTTTCTTTAGGCATTTCTTTTTCCACATCAGGCAATTTCAAAAGATACATGATGAGCGCTAAAAGAAGCGAAAACACCGCCAAGCCCAAATAAGGCATCTGAACGCTTTTGGCGTCCGCTAATTTATCTATCAAACTTGCATTATCGCCCATTTTAGTCGTGCTAAAAATCAACAAGCTCCCAAAAATAGGCCCTAAAGTCGTGCCAAGCGAATTGAACGCCTGGACTAAAACCAGGTTTCTGGCTTCTTTACCTTTAGAAAGCAAGGTTACAAAGGGATTACCAGCGGTTTGCAAGCACACAATCCCGCTCGCTAAAATAAACAACGCTCCTAAAAAAAACCCATAGGAGCCAAAATGCGCCGCCGGATAAAACAACGCGCACCCCGTCGCTGTGATCACAAAACCAAGCACCACACCAAAAGGGTAGCCGATTTTACTGATCACATTCCCAAAAACGCCTCCCATGATGAAATACGCCCCAAAAAAGCAAAATTGAATGAGCGAAGCTTCAAAATAGGTCAAGTCAAAAATGGGCTTTAAGTGTGGGATTAAAATATCGTTTAAAACCGTGATAAAACCCATTAGAAAGAATAGCGCTGTCAAACTCCCCAGCGCCAAAGTGTTAGAAGTTTTTTGCATACCTTCTCCTTTTTTATTGAGTTGATATAATAATAATGATATTACAATTATTTTAAGATAATAATCTGTCTAAATAAAGAAAAAGAGGCATGAAATGAGTAAAAAATGCAAAGCCCCTTAAAAAGAGCTTAACGAAAGATAAATACAGAAACAGAAATGATGCAGAGAATGATGATGCCTGAATTGAGCGCTTTGAAGTCTTTTTGAACCAATTTGATGATACCATAAGACAAAAAGCCAAAGGCTAAGCCATCGGCAATGGAGAAGGTTAAAGGCATCATCACCACGGTTAAAAAAGTGGAAACGCTAATGGCCATGTCTTTAAAATTCACCCCCTCTAACACGCTAAACATCAAAACCCCTACTACCACTAGCACCGGATAAATCGCATTGCCAGGAATGGCTTTTAAAAGAGGCAAGCAAAAGAGCGTTAAAACAAAAAATAATCCGGTAAAAACCGCTGTAAGCCCTGTGCGGCCTCCCTCTTCAACCCCACTCGCGCTTTCTATAAAAGCCGTCGTGGTAGAAACGCCTACCACCGCGCTCCCTAAAGAAGCCACCGCATCCGCTTCTAAAGTCCTTTCTAATTCCTTATTTTTTTCTTCATCATTGAAAAAATCAGTCTTGTGGCCAATCCCTGCAAGCGTGCCTAAAGAATCAAACAAATCGGTTACAAAAAAAGTGATAATAACTGGCACTAACGCTAAAGTGAAAGCCCCACTCGCATCAAAAAAAATGCCTTTAAAGTCTAATTGAAAGGCGATAGGGCCAATGCTAGCGGGCATGGAAAAAAACTCGCTAGGGTAAGGGGCTAGCTTTAAAACCCATGCGAGAATGGAAGTGATTAAGACCGCTATAATGAAAGAACCCTTGATTTTGAGCGTGTAGAGCGCGAAAGTTAGAATGATCCCCACAACCCCCAATAACACATGCGGATCGCCAAAATCGCCTAAGGTTACAAGCGTAGCCTTATGGGTAACGACGATATGCATTTCTTTAAGGCCAATAAATGCGATAAAAGCCCCTATCCCCGCGCTCACCGCACGCCTTAAATCGCTAGGAATGCTTCGCATGACCCAACTTCTAAATTTAGTGAAAGACAAAATCACAAAAATCGCTCCCGAGAGCGCTACGATGCCTAAAGCGCTCTGCCAAGGGAGTTTTAGCCCCTGAACCAACCCGAAGCTAAAATAAGCTGACAACCCTAAGCCCACGCTCATGGCTATGGGGGTGTTTGCCCACAATCCGTTAAACACGCTCGATAAGATAGTGATAATGGCCGTTGCGCTTAAAAGGGCTTCATAAGGCATGTTGGCGTGAGAAAGGATAAGAGCGTTTAAGGGCACGATGTAAATCATGGTGATAAAGGTCGTTAAACCCGCTCTAAACTCGGTGGCAATGTTCGTGTTGTGTTCTTTAAGCTTGAAAAACCCCATGTTAGATAACTCCTTACTATTTGGTATAGATTAATTTAATAAGGGGCTTTGGGGTTATGCTAGCGCTATTTTATTTTAAATTGCCTTAAGACGCTTGATTGTGTTGTTTCAATCAAAAGAAGTGAGTAAAAAACCCTTTTTTTTAAAAACTCCGCTAAAAAATAATCGTTTTAATAAAAATCACAAAAAAGCTCATCTTGTAAGGTAATTTCACTCTTTAATGGTTTTTGAGGGAGCGTTTTTTTAAATTTAAAAAGATTGTTGCAAAATAACCCCCATAAGTGCGATTATGGGGATAAATTCTAAAAAGGAGTTTGCCATGGAAAATTAAAAATGGCGGAAACATTATACCTTAAAATTTCTTTTTTTAGGTTTAATAACTATTTTTTTGAAAATTTTTAGCTTTAGAGGTTTTTTAGAAGTTTAACCCCCCCTTTTTTAAAAAAGAGGGTTTTTAATAAGCGAACACATAATTGAGATACACGCTATAAAGCCTTCTATATTCTAGTTTGGTGTCTAGAAAAGAATAGTAATTCGTGTTAATGGTAGGGATCTTCACGCCCAATTCCATGCCATGTTGAGCCGCATGATGGCTATCTTTTTTCTTAGGTCTAGCGAGATTGGTTCTCAAGCCTAAATTGAATAAAAATTGGAAGTTAGCCGTATTCACTTTAGCGCTATAGACATTGCTGATGGTTTTTAAATTCACGAATTGAGAATTAAGCCATGAAGTCCCTGCTAAGGCGATTCCTCCAAAAAGCCCAAAAGAAATCTGGTTATTCTTGCCTAAAAAGTTGGTGTTTTTATCGTTGATGAAATTAAACAATAAATCGCTGCCCACCCCATAAGTCCACACATCAGAAGCCGAGTTAAAGAAATTGGATTTGATATAGGCGTGGTTGTAATCAAAGAAACCATAATACCTTAACCCCCATCTTTTCTTTTTGCCAAAAAATTGCTTATAGCCCGCTTGCACCCCAAAGCCATTCAAGGCGCCGTTATTCGTGGTTGAAGAAGCGATCATGCCCATATTCCTAAAAGGGTTGTTGCCAAGTTCTTGAATAAGGGTATTGGCTAGGGTTTGCGCTTCATTGATTTGTGGCGTTTGGCTATCAAAAGAAGCGTTACTGCTTTTTAGCGAAGCTAGAGTTTCTTCCACGCCCGCACAGCCATTCCCCCAGTTGCTCTTTTGACTTTGCATTTCCATGTTTGCACCGCTTATAGCACTCTTATCGCATTTCCCTATGTAATCTTTAAGATGGCCTGAAGAAAGTTTGTTAAAATCGTTCTCCACTTGATTGGCCAGCTTTAAAATTTCTGCTTGAGATTGCGCGTTTTTGAGCATTTTTTGCGCTAAAGCCGTAAGACTGCTAGGGGTGTTAAGGTTGAGATTATGGGGTTGTGTGATGCTTTTTGGTTGGTTGGCGCTGAGTTGTTGGGTTTTTTCAACGATCTCTTGCGCGTTTTTGAGCATGTCTGAAGCAGCGCTAAACTCCGCACCAAAAGTCGTGCATGAATTTTGGTTAGCGCCTGTTTGCCATGAAGGGGTGTTTGTAGTAGCTCCGCCACTACTTCCACTACTAGATTTCGCTATCAACATGGGGCAATAATCTTTTAGGGTATTGACGATGTTTTGCGCGTAATTTAAAAGATTTTGCGCGCCGTTTGTTGTATCGATCACAGAAGTTGTCGTTTTAGTTTCATTACTGCTACCTTGTTGATCCACTGAAGTGGTTACATGCGCTTCTAATTTGCCGCCTTTGCTGTTTAAAGGGGCGAGTCCGGATTCTTTTAGAGCTTTTGAAAGGATTTGATAGGCTTCATGGATTTCTTCGTATTGCTTAATGGATAGAGAAACATTTTTGTCTGCTTTAAGAGTATTCGTACCCGTATGATTTTGAACTTGGCCGTTAGATCCTATGGATCCACCGCAATTGATTTTAGTGCCGTTGCCATTCTCATCGGTATAGTGGAAATTTTTGTGTCCTTCAACTGGCATTTTCACATAGCCTCCGCACACGACTGCATAGCCGATGCTATTCCATAGCCCTAGCACCGACTTAAGCGCTAAAAGCGTGGCTTGATAA contains:
- a CDS encoding amino acid ABC transporter permease encodes the protein MALDWDFMFHSIPMFFKGLELTLYISFFGILLSLLVGFLCAIILYFKTRFISPIVYIYGEIARNTPLLIQLFFLYYGLNEIGLSALECAILALGFLGGGYMSQSFLLGFKSLASIQRESALSLGFGPLKMMYYIILPQSLSVSMPSIGANVIFLLKETSVVGAIALTDIMFVAKDFIGIYYKTTESLLMLSLTYLIALLPLSVLFVILERFFKKKVA
- a CDS encoding amino acid ABC transporter permease (The N-terminal region of this protein, as described by TIGR01726, is a three transmembrane segment that identifies a subfamily of ABC transporter permease subunits, which specificities that include histidine, arginine, glutamine, glutamate, L-cystine (sic), the opines (in Agrobacterium) octopine and nopaline, etc.) — its product is MGVLLELDNLKRLLEGFETTLLIALSSAIVSIVVGILLGSLMAFGSQIVVLACRVYLESIRIIPLLAWLFIVYFGLASWFDLHISAVLASVIVFSLWGGAEMMDLTRGVLTSVSKHQVESALALGLDSKRVIFNIIFPQSFLSLLPSSLNLFTRMIKTTALVSLIGAIDLLKVGQQIIELNLLRMPNASFVVYGVILMFYFGLCYSLSLYSSYLEKKFQYIRG
- a CDS encoding amino acid ABC transporter ATP-binding protein, which encodes MSVILETKGLKKTYQNHLVLDGINFTLNKGEVAVILGPSGCGKSTFLKCLNGLEKIDGGEILFENTNLNTPATNWNQMRQKIGMVFQNYELFPHLNVLDNILLAPLKVQKRSKDEIISQAVELLKRVGLEHKQQAYPKELSGGQKQRVAIVRSLCMRPKIMLFDEVTASLDPEMVKEVLEVILELATTGMSMVIVTHEMKFAQKIAHKIVFFDSGKIAEENSAKEFFNHPKSQRAQKFLETFHFLGSC
- a CDS encoding transporter substrate-binding domain-containing protein; translated protein: MKTNGLFKMWGLFLVLIALVFSACSDSHKEKKDALEVIKQRGVLKVGVFSDKPPFGSVDSKGKYQGYDVVIAKRMALDLLGDENKIEFIPVEASARVEFLKANKVDIIMANFTHTKEREKVVDFAKPYMKVALGVISKDGVIKNIEELKDKELIVNKGTTADFYFTKNYPNIKLLKFEQNTETFLALLNNKAIALAHDNTLLLAWAKQHPEFKLGITSLGDKDVIAPAIKKGNPKLLEWLNNEMDSLISSDFLKEAYKETLEPVYGDGIKPEEIIFE
- a CDS encoding sugar MFS transporter, translated to MQKTSNTLALGSLTALFFLMGFITVLNDILIPHLKPIFDLTYFEASLIQFCFFGAYFIMGGVFGNVISKIGYPFGVVLGFVITATGCALFYPAAHFGSYGFFLGALFILASGIVCLQTAGNPFVTLLSKGKEARNLVLVQAFNSLGTTLGPIFGSLLIFSTTKMGDNASLIDKLADAKSVQMPYLGLAVFSLLLALIMYLLKLPDVEKEMPKETTQKSLFSHKHFVFGALGIFFYVGGEVAIGSFLVLSFEKLLNLDPQSSAHYLVYYWGGAMVGRFLGSVLMNKIAPNKYLAFNALSSIVLIALAILIGGKIALFALTFVGFFNSIMFPTIFSLATLNLGHLTSKASGVISMAIVGGALIPPIQGAVTDMLTATESNLLYAYSVPLLCYFYILFFALKGYKQEENS
- a CDS encoding NCS2 family permease, which encodes MGFFKLKEHNTNIATEFRAGLTTFITMIYIVPLNALILSHANMPYEALLSATAIITILSSVFNGLWANTPIAMSVGLGLSAYFSFGLVQGLKLPWQSALGIVALSGAIFVILSFTKFRSWVMRSIPSDLRRAVSAGIGAFIAFIGLKEMHIVVTHKATLVTLGDFGDPHVLLGVVGIILTFALYTLKIKGSFIIAVLITSILAWVLKLAPYPSEFFSMPASIGPIAFQLDFKGIFFDASGAFTLALVPVIITFFVTDLFDSLGTLAGIGHKTDFFNDEEKNKELERTLEADAVASLGSAVVGVSTTTAFIESASGVEEGGRTGLTAVFTGLFFVLTLFCLPLLKAIPGNAIYPVLVVVGVLMFSVLEGVNFKDMAISVSTFLTVVMMPLTFSIADGLAFGFLSYGIIKLVQKDFKALNSGIIILCIISVSVFIFR
- the hopQ gene encoding Hop family adhesin HopQ, which gives rise to MKKMKKTILLSLTLAASLLHAEDNGAFLSVGYQIGEAVQKVKNADKVQKLSDAYENLNRLLTNNATMNDGSGSKTSAQAINQAVDNLNERAKKLTSGTTQSPAYQATLLALKSVLGLWNSIGYAVVCGGYVKMPVEGHKNFHYTDENGNGTKINCGGSIGSNGQVQNHTGTNTLKADKNVSLSIKQYEEIHEAYQILSKALKESGLAPLNSKGGKLEAHVTTSVDQQGSSNETKTTTSVIDTTNGAQNLLNYAQNIVNTLKDYCPMLIAKSSSGSSGGATTNTPSWQTGANQNSCTTFGAEFSAASDMLKNAQEIVEKTQQLSANQPKSITQPHNLNLNTPSSLTALAQKMLKNAQSQAEILKLANQVENDFNKLSSGHLKDYIGKCDKSAISGANMEMQSQKSNWGNGCAGVEETLASLKSSNASFDSQTPQINEAQTLANTLIQELGNNPFRNMGMIASSTTNNGALNGFGVQAGYKQFFGKKKRWGLRYYGFFDYNHAYIKSNFFNSASDVWTYGVGSDLLFNFINDKNTNFLGKNNQISFGLFGGIALAGTSWLNSQFVNLKTISNVYSAKVNTANFQFLFNLGLRTNLARPKKKDSHHAAQHGMELGVKIPTINTNYYSFLDTKLEYRRLYSVYLNYVFAY